The genomic region ttgaaagttcttgaagtaggatcatgacacaaaaacaagttcaagtaagatttttactcgaattaagatagtttatagttatagaaattgaatcaaagtttgaatatgaatattaccttgaataagaaagataacctactgtatataacaaaggtttcttgatcttagatgattacttggaatggattagaaagcttggaagtaatttagtaaacttgaagggatttttgaagtgttcttgaagtgttcttcctatgatgattatagcttgattcttgaagtgatttttgatgaagatgatgattaactactggaaaaatacgttcataatagtgtgtgtgtgtgttgagagagaattagaaagagaattggaagtgaaatggagtgaatgatgagtggtaattggtgagtggtgagtggggttaaaaggagttctagttagttgactagctcatggtagaagttaaaattgattagtcatacatgacataatcaagagtggaatcccatgctagttcctattggtatgtactcatagtaagtacgttttgaagctgtgtataatacgggtaagaatacgactagaattcttgatgaaagaaaagaatggaaaagtaactgtaaccattttcgttaagtatgagtgttttgatatatgtcttgaagtcttccaaaagtattttaatacatctaaatacactacatgtatatacattttaactgagtcgttaagtcatcgttagtcgttacatgtaagtgttgttttgaaacctttaagttaacgatctcaattaatgttgttaacccattgtttattatatctaatgagatgttaaattattatattatcatgatattatgatatattaatatatcttaatatgatatatatacatttaaatgtcgttacaacgataatcgttacatatatgtctcgtttcgaaatccttaagttagtagtcttgtttatatgtatataactcattgttaatatacttatggagatacttacttatcataatctcatgttaaccatatgtatatccatatatatatcatcatgtcgtttttacaagttttaacgttcgtgaatcgccggtcaacttgggtggtcaattgtctatatgaaacatatttcaattaatcaagtcttaacaagtttgattgcttaacatgttggaaacatttaatcatgtaaatataaatctcaattaatatatataaacatggaaaagttcgggtcactacaacatgctcatatatgatttctcatcatgggaaaattatcGGATACCCGACCCTaccctgttgactttgactttgacgaagtttgacttttagtcaaacttaaccaaacacttatacaatcgttctaacatgcttttatacttgattcttgcatgaaacttgacaacgtgattcacatgctttataatcgagtcgtaacgagctataggactaattgaacacatttcgaccgaccttgtgtcgtaaccgataattgatacaacttacttatttaggtcaaggctaagcaactttcatgcacacgtttactttgtgaagtacatttatactcgtgcactcaaggtgagatcatagtccaatctttcaacaacttttatacttttaaatcatgggatgagaaacatatacagttttatactacatactttatactttgaacataagtacgaaaacaaacattccacagcgagttagaacaaaaagtctcaattcaattattattagctacacttgcagggtgtaagcgagaacttatattatgtgatcacatgggcttgacgagtctcattcggactgttcgctaccgttagcggatgaaatatattttcgggtttagtgtatgttctaacactacgtaacagtgtacaaaacagttaagtcttgataattgggtactcgcgaacatacttttggaatacaaacgatttggataatcaacgttatggaaatacaaaatcttgtggttcaaaaacaacgtttacaaatacacctatgatttcaccaacgtttttcgttgacaattttctatatgtttctcaggttcatacttggctacttgatacatgcttccgcacactttgattacttgcttggggtcaagcatacatgcatacgctagtgatagcacctttggatttaaGCATACTGTTTACATACTtacactatttatagcaaccgtgattttcaacttatattatgtcgcaagtcatttcatttatactttatacttttctaAACTTTAActctttgtcgaaccgtttggtaacttaaaactttgaaagtcatgcacgtttcaaatgaatgcgacataattttggtcaaacgcgtctcatttagggactatgaccacgtaacaggacctaagttaatggcgccgtcaatgatgattttgccaGATCGCTACACTGCTCATGATCAGGCCTTGGTATCTCTCCTTGAAGACATCGGTACTTTTTACCCGCAAGATTTTGATGACAGATGGACTTGGTCTCTTGAAGTAGATGGTTCTTTTTCTGTTGAAAGTGCTCGTGTACACGTGGATGATATTTGTTTGCCTTCAACCACTACTCCTACACGATGGTTTCCTAGCATTCCAACTAAAATTAACATCTTTCTCTGGCCCCTATATCGTGATTGTCTCCCATCCAGGATTATTTTGACGTTTCGTGGCAATGAAATTGATACAATAATCTATCCAGTTTGTTTAGTGTGGGTAGATGCTCGTGATCATTCATTTTTCCAATGTCATATTGCTTCATCCATTTGGCATCACATTTCACTTTGGACAAACTAAAGTTTACCAACTTTCTCCAACACCGAAGACCTCCTTTATTGGTTCGATCAATGGGGTGGCACTGCTCATAAGAAGATTCATCTCTACAGTATTATAGCTTCAAATCTTTGGTGGATTTGGTGTTACCAAAATGATAACATCTTTGCTTCTTCAAATTTTAGGAAAAAGAGATATGTTTAATCATATTAGGCTATCTTCTTTTTTGTAGTTTTTTGCTCGTTGTAATCGTAAATTTAATTATCATTGGACTTTGTGGCTAAGCCACCCTTTGTAATTTTTctctagctccttgctagttttattaataaaattcCAGCCGTTCGAAAAAAAATAGAGAAATCATTTCTTCACCTAGATTGAAACAcctaagagtagagaaagtcacatCTCTCAATGTTtaatggatagagagattgcttttgAATGGACCACCGGTTAATAAATAGGTTAAAAAAAGTGAGACGTCGTGGAAATGTAGAATTAAATTTCCGTGGATTTTAAACCCGTCTAAAGTTTATTTTAGACTCTAAACAGCAGTCAAGAcatcaataaatcgacgattgataTTGACTATATTAATAAGCCAGCCAAAGTTAAATACTTTTGCTCGCATATATGATTTTATCTATTTTTGCCATACAATATTTATATCTTACGAAAGTTCAAGCTTATATAACTTTAAAAAAATACCATATTCTCGTTGTAGAATTACTAAAATCTCTTGCTATTGACATCTCATTTTTTTAACAGTAGTTCGGGATCACCTAGGAGACTAAATTATCAACGCGTTTTTCTCCCGCGGTTGTTTAACCCATTCTCATTTGTTGCTCAGGAGAATACTCGGCCCAATTCGAAAGCATGAGCGGTAAAACCCTCTCccccactgcccccgcaacgcgatgtgcggaagacACTCTTGAGTGAAATTCAAAGGTtaaggggcaaccttgtgtgcggaagacacacttgttattccattggatgatatctgaattgaagataaaatacatcccgttgaagaaccgatagaggttatggatcgtgaggatagaggcttgaaacaaagcactattcctattgttaagatccgttggaattcacgaagaggccccgagtatacctgagaacgtgaagaccaaatgaagcgaaaatatccccatcttttctcaaccgctgatgcatccgagaagtccatcTGAAACTTCggaacgaagtttaaattaacggggaggtactataacaaccctcacttttccattctgaatttaccaaattgcccttagggtttcattttctTATTCTGTGTATTATTGTAACAACCTTGAATTGGGCCTAGCGGTAAATGAATTTTTATTCTTAgtttatattaatttattaatattagtgattttaataattataggtTAATAATTATTCAATTAGTTAGTTATGTgcgctttgtgacaagggtcacagaacatgtttcgtTATGTGTATTGGACCTCGTTAGGGCCGCCTAATGGGGTACATTgtgttttagataactggtaaatacccgtgtgttagacgGAAGGGGTTCCCTCATAGTGAAGAAACCCCTAATTATTATATATGCACAGCTCGTTCTTTCCTTTACCACTTTTAGTAACCTAAACCTAAACACACTCCATGCTCTCTAAATCATTGAAATCAAAAGTGCAAATTCAAAGCTAGTGATTTCTCTTATCTGATTCTAGCATCAACAAAGATCAAAACAAGGTAAACATCATTGAATTTGGGGAATTTAAAAGTGGGTTTTGGGTAAAATGGGTTTTGATGAATTTTGAGTTTGCTTGATTGATGTTAGATATAGTTTATATAAGTGTTATGTGATATTACTGAGCCTTTGAATCGACCAAAacaagcaaaaatcgagttttgggtgctaaaaacgcgaaaacagcgtgcTGGAACTGAatttcagcacccacacttttgacagctcaactgtacgtgtgaccacacttttgaggctcaaccacgcagttgaggactcactcgtacgagtgagacctCAGCCGTGCGAGTGAGCAGTGGCCAGTTTTTGGGAAAATTGAAAGGgctataactttcaaaccgtaactccgttttcgacgaataaactatcgttggaatcatctTGAAGTGTACGTTACAATGAAAAGGTTTTAcaacactaaatcaaactttaaGTTGGGTGAAAAAAGCTCGAATAGCAGTTATACTGTTGTTCTTGctcaaccgtgcgtgtgagttACTTAATCATGCGAATGGACTTTAAAGTCACTCTTGGGAGTAGTTTGTCACTTGTGCGAGTGAGGGTACTCATCCGCACAAGTGATCtagtcagtcgcacgagtgagaccccacccgtgcgagtgacagtgtttgtatgattgggtcaagtgcaattttgacccatttactgtATTGATGTGTTTATTTATTCTGATGTATAATTTGATTGAAATGGTCATTAACTAGAGaaatgatattctcaggtgataaaggaaaaggtgaaggctcagtgaaataagactactgagttcttgtatttccaggtgagtgggactatcctaatgtttataagtgtttagtagcgggttatgctactgttACCTTGGTTTACTCACCTGAATACTTAGTATATGATATACTATGCTATATTATGTGACTTGTTGTGGCCACCCTGGATGCCGACTACGGTTTAGTAGTCTGATAGTG from Rutidosis leptorrhynchoides isolate AG116_Rl617_1_P2 chromosome 9, CSIRO_AGI_Rlap_v1, whole genome shotgun sequence harbors:
- the LOC139867961 gene encoding uncharacterized protein, whose amino-acid sequence is MAPSMMILPDRYTAHDQALVSLLEDIGTFYPQDFDDRWTWSLEVDGSFSVESARVHVDDICLPSTTTPTRWFPSIPTKINIFLWPLYRDCLPSRIILTFRGNEIDTIIYPVCLVWVDARDHSFFQCHIASSIWHHISLWTN